The following is a genomic window from Sphingobacterium spiritivorum.
AACCTTTAGTATCAATGTAATGTATACAGTCCTTCAAAAATTCAGCTTTTTTAGGCGCTTTTATAAACCCATTATTTACTATATCATCAGACTCTAATGAGAAACAATATTCTTCTTCAAAATCAAAATATTTCAGACAGACACTGTCCATATCTACCCACCAACCGCCTTTTTTATATAACAACATATATCTGAACCAATCTGAAAAAGAACTCCACCCACCACTGCTGTCTCTAAACAGCTTATTTTTTGGAATAATGTCATTGGCATTCATTAATATTACTCCTTTAGGAAGATTGCTAAACGTATTATAGGAATACAGGTGAAATACATGACCTTTAGATAAGTATGAAGTCATACAAAGACACTCCATTTTTGAAAGATATTCGCCGATCCAAAGCCCTTGAATAATTTTATTTGAGTCCATATATGTGTAAATAATAAAAATTGAATATTAATATTTATAAAAGTTTTTTGTCAGATTTCTCCAGATTCTTTTTAGTATCGACTCTTCTTCTGTAATAATCTCCACATCTGCAAGCAGTCTGGGGCGGAGTCTGATCAGTGAATCCTGAGGTTTACGCTCAATACTGACCATAGAAAGAAAGAGGCTGTCTTTTATCGGAATATCGCTTATCGATCGGATTCTACCTTTCAGATATCCATATTCCTGATACTGAAAACCTCTAACCTTGATCATCACTTCCTGCCCTATCTTTATTTTTCCAAATTCCAATTGTGGTAGTTGCATCTCTCCATAATACCTCTCATTTTTGGAATTTATGTAAAATACATCGCTGGATATAGGCAAAAACTGATTTTCCTGAATAGCGCTACCATATATTACATACCCGGAACTTGGGGCGACAAGGACATACTGCTTTTTCCAGTTTTCGATTTCACTGATCAGACTATTCAGTGACTGATAGATTTTTTTCTTCTCATCGGATATTTTACTATCTAAATCGGATAGTTCTTTTATTCTGGCTAAGGAAGCGGACTGATTATTCAACAGGTTATTCTCTGCCAGAGGAATACCCTGTTTTTTAGAAATA
Proteins encoded in this region:
- a CDS encoding glycosyltransferase, which codes for MDSNKIIQGLWIGEYLSKMECLCMTSYLSKGHVFHLYSYNTFSNLPKGVILMNANDIIPKNKLFRDSSGGWSSFSDWFRYMLLYKKGGWWVDMDSVCLKYFDFEEEYCFSLESDDIVNNGFIKAPKKAEFLKDCIHYIDTKGLDNVMWLNFGPFLFTNVLKQYDSSAFIKSKDYFCPVNWQDTDKLIQPPLISISEESYSIHLWHEMWRQKGLDKDATFHPDCLYEKLKKENGLT